DNA from Methylobacterium currus:
CTACGCGTATGTCAACCCTGGCAGCCAGCTCGACCAGGGCCAGTTCCTTGGCGGCGACGCCATCGCGGTCGGCTTCATCTACAAGCCGAGCAAGGTCAGCGTCGCGCTCAACACCACGATCGAGAAGCTCGACGACAGCGACGTCGCCCGCTTCGACCCCGCTCTGCTGCAGCAGAGCACGATCGGCCACCTCTTCAACGGGGTGAATACCAGCCGCGCCTCGCTGGCGGTGACCTTCCGGGAGAACGCGACCGGCGAGGACTTCACGGCGGTCATAAACCACCTGAAGTCGAAGAGCGGCACCGGCACCGGCGCCGATGCCGACCAGGGCGACGGCCAGGGCAACTGGCAGCAACAGCGCGAGCTCGCCGCCAAGGCGCTGACCGAGTGGGTGGCGACGAAGCCGACCGGCACGGCGGATTCCGACGTGATCCTGCTCGGCGACTTCAACGCCTACCTCAAGGAGGACGCCCTCGACACGATCAAGGCCGGGGGCTTCACCAACCTCGCCGAGGACCGCCTCGCGGACCCGTATTCCTACGTCTTCGACGGAGCCTACGGCGCCCTCGACCACGCCTTCGCCAATGGCAGCCTGAACGGGCAGGTCACCGGCGTGACCGAGTGGCACGTCAACGCCGACGAGGCGGATGCGATCGACTACAACCTCGATTTCAACCGGCCGGCCTCGTACTTCGACGGACAGGTCGCGGCGCGCGAATCCGACCACGACCCGATCCTGGTCGGGCTTAAGCTCGACCAGACCGCCCCGACGCTGGTCTCCGCCACCCCGGCCGACAACGCCACCGGGGTCGCGCCCAGTGCCAACATCGTCTTGCGCTTCAGCGAGGCGGTGAAGGCCGGCACCGGCGCGATCACCCTCACCGACGGGGCGGGCGACACCCGCACCATCGCGGTCAGCGACGCCGCGCAGGTCACCATCTCCGGCGACACCGTGACGATCGACCCGAGCGCCGACCTCAGGGCGGGGACCGCCTACGACGTCGTCGTGCCGACGAGCGCCATCACCGACACGGCCGGAAACGCCTTCGCGGGACTCGCGCAGGACCAGCTCGACTTCACCACCCAGCAGGCTGCCCCGATGACCTACACGCTCCAGATCCTGCACGCCTCCGATTGGGAGGCCGGCCTCCTGGCGACCCAGCGGGCCCCGAACTTCGCCGCGATCGTCGACAAGCTCGAGGACGCGACCCCGAACTCGATCACCCTCTCGACCGGCGACGGCTGGATCCCGAGCCCGTTCTTCATCGCCGGTGCCGACCCGCAGCTGAACGCCACCTATAACGGCATCTACAACCAATATTACGGGCTGTCGGGCGCCAACGCCTACAGCCGGCTCGCCGCCTCGCCGGGCCGGGCCGACATCACGATCCAGAACATCATCGGCGTCCAGGCGGCGGTGTTCGGCAATCACGAGTTCGATTCCGGGCCGAACGAGGTCGCCAACATCATCGGCGCGAATCTGGGCTCGGCTCCGGGCGCGGCCGACGACACCTGGGTCGGGGCGCAGTTCCCCTACCTCTCGACGAACCTGAATTTTTCGCGAGAGTCGGCCCTCTCGGGCCTCGTCCACGCTGACGGCGACAACGCCACCTTCGCCCAGACCGGCCCGACCTCGACCCAGACCGGCACCGGCGCCGACAAGATCGCCAAGTCGACGATCATCACCGAGAACGGCGAGAAGATCGCGTTCATCGGCGCCACCACCCAGGTCGAGCCGCTGCTGACCACGCTCGGCAACGTCACCCTCGACGGCTTCACCGGCCGCGACGAGATCGCGCTGCTCGCCCAGCAGATCAATGCCGAGGTCGACCGGGTGCTGGCGGCCAATCCGGGCCTCAACAAGGTCATCGTCGGCACCCACCTGCAGCAGCTCGCCAACGAGCAGGCCCTGGCCCCGCTCCTGCGCAACGTCGACGTGCTGATCGGCGGCGGCTCGCACACCCTGTTGTCCGACTCCAACGACCGGCTGCTGCCGGGCGACGTCTCGGGCGGCGCCTACCCGCAATTCTTCACCAACGCCTCGGGCCAGACCCTGGCGCTGGTCAACACCGCCTCCGAGTACTCCTATGTCGGCCGCCTGACCGTCACCTTCGACGACCAGGGCAACATCATCCGCGACTCGGTCACGCCGCAGAACTCGGGCGCGGTCGCGGTCGACGACACCACGGTGACGCAGCTCTGGGGCTCGAAGGACGCTGCCTTCGCACCCGGCACCAAGGGCTACCTCGTCAAGGAAATGGTCGAGGGCCTCGACGTCAACAACGACGGCATCCAGGAGACCGCCGGCGTCGCCGACATCATCCGCCAGCAGGACGGCAACATCCTCGGCCGCACCGGCGTCTATCTCGAAGGGCGCCGCGGCGAGGTCCGCACCGAGGAGACCAACCTCGGCGACCTCTCCGCCGACGCCAACCTCTGGTACGCCAAGCAGTACGATCCGACGGTCGCGGTCTCGATCAAGAACGGCGGCGGCATCCGCGACTCGATCGGCTCGTTCTCGACCGCCGGCGGCGGCACCGCCGAGCTGCCACCGGCCGCCAACGCGTCCGCCGGCAAGCAATCGGGCGACATCTCGCAGCTCGACGTCACCAACTCGCTGCGCTTCAACAACGCGCTCGCCGTCACCACGGTCTCGGCGCTGGAGATGAAGCGGATCCTGGAGCACGCCGTCTCGGCCACCGCCGCCGGGGCGACCCCGGGCCAGTTCCCGCAGATCGGGGGCCTCAGCTTCTCCTTCGACACCACCAAGACCGCCCAGACCCTCGACGCCAACGGCAACGTCACCCGCGAGGGCCAGCGCATCCTCAACGCGGCGGTCGTCGACGAGAACGGCCGGATCCTCGACACGCTGGTGCAGAACGGCCAGCTCGTCGGCGACCCGAACCGCGGCATCCGCACCGTCACCCTCGATTTCCTGGCGACCGGCACCTCGACCGCGCCGGGCTTGGGGGGCGACAACTACCCGTTCCCGGCCTACGGCGAGAACAAGGTGGCGCTCGCCTCCGCCACGCCCGGCGCCTCGCTGCCCAACACCGCGACCTTCGCGGCCCAGGGCACCGAGCAGGACGCGATGGCCGAGTACCTGCGCGCCTTCTACGCCAGCACGCCCTACGGCACCGCCGACACCAATCCGGCCGGCGACACCCGGATCCAGAACCTCGCCGCCCGCAGCGACACGGTGCTGGCTCGCGGCGTCAATCGCATCGGCACGAGCGGCAACGACACGCTGACCGGCACGGCCTACGACGACGTCGTCAATGGCGGCGCCGGCAACGACACGATCACCAACTCACCCGGCAACGACATCCTGCTCGGCGGCCGCAACGCCGACGGCTCGACCGGCACCGACACCCTGGTGTTCAACTCCAAGCTCGCCGACACCGCCGTCACCCGCGACGGCGCCTATGCGCTGATCGTCGGGCCGGAGGGCCAGGACCGGGTCACCGGCTTCGAGCGCTACCAATTCACCGACGCGACGGTGATCACCGCCGACGGCGCCCCGCTCGTCGACGACCTGTTCTACCTCGCCAACAACAAGGACGTGCTCGCCGCCGGCCAGGACGCCGACACCCACTACGCCACCTATGGCTGGAAGGAAGGCCGCGACCCGAACGCGCTCTTCTCCACCTCCGGCTACCTCGCCGCCAACCAGGCCGTGCGCGTCTCGGGCCAGAACCCGCTCGATCAGTACGACCGGGCCGGCTGGAAGGAGGGCCGCGACCCCTCCGCCGCCTTCGACAACGAGCTCTACCTCGCCCGCAACCCGGACGTGAAGGCCGCCGGCATCGACCCGCTCAAGCACTATATCGAGTACGGCCAGGACGAGGGCCGGCCAATCTACGCCGCCATCGGCAAGACCAGCGATCTGGCGGCGCATCCGGGCTTCGACGCCGAGTTCTACCTCTTGTCCTATGCCGACGTGGCCCGCGCCGCGACGACTTCCGGCAAGGACCCCTTCGCCTTCGCCTACGAGCACTACCAGACCTATGGCTGGAAGGAGGGGCGCAACCCGAACGCGGTGTTCGACACCAAGGGCTATCTCGACGCCTACCGGGACGTGAAGGCGGCGGGGATCGACCCGCTGATGCACTACGACCAGTATGGCTGGAAGGAGGGCCGCGACCCGTCGAAGGGCTTCGACTCGACGGCGTATCTCGGGGCCTATGGCGACGTGGCGCAGGCCAAGCTCGACCCGATGCAGCACTACCTGCAATACGGCGCGACGGAGGGCCGCTCCGCCTTCGGCGACACCACCTTCGGTGCCGGCACAATCGGATAGGCCTCCTTCGACAAGGCGACTCGGCAGAACCCGAGTCGCGACCCGACGAGAACGGCCCGTGCGGCGTCTGCCGCACGGGCCGTTCTCGTTCATGGGGTGTCGGGCGATCGCCGTCCGTCAGGCCGCGGCGCGTTCGTGGCGGCCCTCCTGGACCTCCTCGATGATCTTGGCCGAGAAGGCGTCGAGATCGCCCGGGTTGCGGCTCGTCACGATGCCCTTGTCGGTCACCACGGGCAGGTCGTGCCACTCGGCGCCGGCATTGATCACGTCGGTCTTGATCGAGGCGAACGACGTCATCTTGCGGCCCTTGGCGGCGCCGACCTCGACCAGCAGCCAGGGCGCGTGGCAGATCGCGGCGACCACCTTGCCGCTGCCGAGGAAGCTGCGCAGGATCTCCAGCGCCTTCGGCTCCAGGCGCAGCTTGTCCGGGTTGATCTGGCCGCCGGGAAGCACCAGGGCATCATAGGCCGAGGCGTCGATGCTCTCGATGTCGGCATCGACCGGCACCGGGCGGCCCCAATCGGTCTTGTCCCAGCCGCGGATGCTGTCCGGCTTCTGGCGCGACCGGGGTGCGGCCACCGTCACCTGGGCGCCGGCCCCGCTGAGCTTCGCCTTCGGCACTTCGAGCTCGGACTGCTCGAAGCCGTCGGTGGCCATGATAAGAATTTTCGCCTGCGTGATGCTGGGCATCGGATCGTCCTCCGAGGGGTTCGAATGCCCTGGCAACGACCCTGGGTCAGGCGGGTTCCGGGGAATTGCCGCGACGGAACTGCGGCACGCCGGGCGGTTTAAACCATCACACCCCCCAACCCGAGAGGAGGCACGACCATGGCCAATCCGGGCCTACCCGGCCACGAGCCGACCCCCGGCGGCGGCATCCCCGGCGACATCCCGCCCCCGGTCGCCCCCGACGAGCTGCCCGATACCGGCCCGACCGGTCCGCGCTCGCCCTACCCGGTCAACGACCCGGGCATCACCGACCCGACCGGGCCGGGCTCCGAGCCGGACTACCTGCCCGGCGGACCGACCAACCCGGGCACGCGGTTCTAAGACGACGAAAGGGCGCCTCGACGAGGCGCCCTTTCCGTATCGGTGTCCGCCATCAATGCCCGCCATGCGAGCTGCGCACGTCCCGCGGGGCGTTCAGGATCTCGTTGAGCGAGGTGGCGACGTGCCGCGCCTCCTCGTCGGTGAGGCGGAGCTGGAACGGCGGCAGCCCGCCGGCCTGGAGCGCCACCACTGCCTGGCCCTGCTCGTCGGTGCCGACCTCGATCGCCGGGGAGGTCACGTCGAGCATCGCCGCATCCTCGTCGCCGAGATCGTCCGCGTCGGCGTCGTCCGGCTCGTGCATGACTGTGAGGAGCTGGCCCACGGCGCGCACGAGGGCACGGGCCGCGCTCGCATCCATGATGACGGCGGTGGCCTGGTCGTCCTTCTGGAACGAGAGCTGGATGTTGGAACCTTCGAGGGAAACCGAGATACCCGCCATGGAGCGTCCGACACTTTACGATATCGCCCGTATATGGGAGCAATCTGCCGGAGGCGACAGGGTTTCCACGCACACCCGGCCTGCACGGCCCGAAACGCCTCGGCATCGGCCGCGTTGATTCCGCATGGAACAGGCGCCCAGCGCCCGAACGAGCGGATGACGACGATGGCCGCGCGCAAGACCACCAAGACCGCAGAGAACAAGACCACCGAAACCAAGACCACGGGGGCCCAGAAGGGCACGATTGCCCGGGTGATGCACGAGTTCAAGGCGGGCGAGCTGGAGCGCCGGGACGGCGAGCCGGTGACCGACCGCCGGCAGGCCATCGCCATCGCGTTGCGCGAGGCCGGCGCCTCGAACCAGGAGAGCCCATCGGCCAACCGGTCGAATTTCCGCCGCACCCGGGCCAAGGAGCGCGACACGCGGTCCCAGGCGACCCGCGCCGCCCTCTACGACGAGGCCAGGCACCGCGACATCAAGGGGCGCTCGCGCATGACCCGGAGCGAACTGGAGCAGGCCCTCAACCGTTAGGCGGGCTTCCCGACAGGAGAACCCGCATGACCTCGAAGCAGCCCAAGACCACGACGCCGACCGACGCCGACCTGAAGGGCAATCCCGGCATCGGCACCTCGAAGGGCATGACGATGTCCGGCGGCGATCCGGAGGACCTCGCCGGGGCCAATACCGACGAGGGCGACGTGGCGAACGACACCACGCCGCAAGGCGGGATCGACCCCAACCAGCGCGGGCGCACCAATCGCTGACACGCGGCCGGCGCGACGATCTCAGGCGCCTGCCTTGTTCCGGCCAGACTGGGTTCCTACATGGGTCTCAGCGGCAACGGGCGGGCGGCCCCGGGCATTGCGCCTCGCATGGGCTCTTTAGGGTCCTGCGAACACGAGCCCCCTCCCGAACTTTTGGCGCCGTCGCGCCGTGCTGCTCTCGCCCATGAGGGCAGCCCATTGCGACTTCTAACGAGACGAGGACGACCGCGTGAATACTGGTACTGTCAAGTGGTTCAACGACCAGAAGGGCTTCGGCTTCATCCAGCCGGACAACGGGGGCAAGGACGTTTTCGTCCACATCTCCGCGGTGGAGCGGGCTGGCCTGCGCGGCCTCGTCGAGGGCCAGAAGGTCTCTTACGAGCTGCAGGCCGATCGGCGTGACAGCTCGAAGATGTCGGCCGTGAACCTGCAGGTCGCCTAAGGGCGGCCACCGGCCCGGGTTCACGTTGCCTTAACGATAATCCCGTTAAGGTTACGGAACCTCGGCCGCACTGGAGCGTTGTGAGCCTGCGGGCTCGTCACACGCTCCGCCGGCGGCCGTCCCGGCCGCCTGCCACGCACAGTCGCTCCGCTTCAGGAGCGGCGCAAAGATAGAAGAAAAGACATCCATGTTGTTCGAGTTCACCCGGCGCGACGGCGCGCCGACCGTCTTCAACGACGGCACCACTTTCCATGTCGACCAGATCAGCCGCTTCGGCGAGGGCAGACGCCCGATCGACGTCAGCCACCTGATCGACAAGAGCTACGGCTATCACTCCTCCCGTGAGTTGCGCTGGCATCTCGCTGAGCGCTTCGGCCTGACGCCGAACGCCGTGGCCGTGCGCGAAGCCCACTGAGGCCTCGCGGCCTCCAGACCGCCGTCACCGTACGAGGCGGGCCGCGCGAGAGCGCGGACCCGCCTTTGTCGTGTCTGGACGCGGGATTCTGGACGCCCCCTCCCCCGGCCCGGGAAGGGGGTGCGGTCAGCGCCGAGACGGCGCCGCTCACCCCGCCCGCAACAATCCCGCCAGCGCCGCGACATCCCCTGGATTGTCCGACAGGAGCGCGTCGATCTCGCCATTCGCCAGCGCCCGGACGTGCCGGCAATCGGGCCGGAACCGGGCTCCGGCGCAAGAGCAGCGCAGGCGCGGGCCGTCGCGGCCATCGATCAGGCGCACGTCGTAGGGAGTGCCGGTGCTGCCCCGCACGACGAAGTGCAGGAGCGGCGCGCGGGTGCGGCTCGGCGCCACGCCGCGCAGGGCCCGGGCGGCGATCCCGTCGGGCGATCGTGCCCCCTCGCCGGCCCGCGCGCGGGCGAGGCCAAGGGTCTTGGCGAGGCTGGCGATGTCGGGCGCTCCGGCTTCCCGCATCACCGCGAGCGCGATCTCGGCGCAGGCATAGGCGTCCTCGCCGGCATCGTGGTGGCGAAACGTCACGCCGACCCGGGCGGCCAGCGAGGAGAGCCGATAGGTGCCCTGGCCCTGCCCGCCCTCCCCCGGCCAGTGCCGGCGGGCGAGCTGCACCGTGCAGAGCGAGGCATAGGCCGGCTGAGGCAGACCGTAGGCCTGGAGCGTCGCGGCGAGCACCCCGACATCGAAGCTGGCATTGTGGGCGAGCACCAGGCTGCCGGCGATCTCCGGCAGGAACGGCGCCATCGCCTCGGGGAAGGATGGCGCGTCGGCGACGTCCCGCGGGCGGATGCCGTGGACCCGGATGTTGCCGGGCGAGAAGCGCATCTCCGCCGGGCGGATCAGCCGCGACTCGCGCCGCACCACCCGCCCGCCCTCGATCCAGGCGAGACCGACGGCACAGGGGCTGTCGCGGCGCTCGTTGGCGGTCTCGAAGTCGATCGCGAGGGTGCGGGGAAAGGTCATGCCGGCGCCTTCCCGCGGGAAGGCGCCGAATTTCAGGCGGAGGCCACCATCGCCAGCCACTCGTCCTCCGAGACCACCGTCACGCCGTGCTTCTCGGCGTCCTTGAGCTTGCTGCCCGCACCCGGTCCCGCCACCACGAGGTCGGTCTTGGCCGAGACCGAGCCCGAGACCTTGGCGCCGAGCCGCTCGGCCGTCGCCTTGGCCTCGCTGCGGGTCATCTTCTCAAGGGTGCCGGTGAACACCACGGTCTTGCCGGCGAAGGCCGCGGCTTGCGCCACCGGTGCCGGCCGCTCGGTCTCGACCTCGTCGAGCAAGGCCTTCACCGCCGCGACATTGTGCTCCTCGGAGAAGAACTGGATCAGCGAGGCGGTGGTGACGGCGCCGATCTCGCCGTCATCGGCGAGCGCCCGGTAGGCGTCGCCGGGCACCTGGGCGGCGGCCCGCTCCACCGCCGCCCGCACGCCCGCGGAATCGCCATAGGCCTCGACCAGGGCCTCGCGCTGCGGGGCGGAGAGCCGCGCCACCGCGCCGCCGGCCAGAAGATCGGCATCCGGCGCCTCGGCCGCGGCGGCGAGGAGCCGGTCGCGGGTGGTGGCGCCGACGCGGTTGAGGCTGGCGAGCGCGATCCAGTCCGGCCCGGGCTGGCAGGAAGCCGCCGCCGCGACGCCCGCCATCAGGGCCGGCATATCCGAAAAGTGCTTGGCCAGGGCCTTGGCGGTGGCCTCGCCGACCTGCTCGATGCCCAGCGCGAAGATGAGCCGGTTGAGCGAAATTTTTCGGCGCGCCTCGACTCCTGCGAGGAGGTTCTTGATCGCCTTGTCCTCGTCGTCCTTCTTCTTGGCGGCCTTCTTGACCTCCTTGCCGGCGGCGAGCGCCCGCTCGGCCGAGAGCGCCTGGCGCCGCGCCACGACGGCGGCCTTCAGGGGCTCGAAGTCGAGGCGGAAGAGGTCGGCGGGCTGGTGCACCAGGCCGGCTTCGAACAGGGTCTCGATGTAGGTCTCGCCAAAACCCTCGATGTCGAAGGCGTTGCGCGACACGAAGTGCTTCAGCCGCTCCTGCGCTTGCGCCGGGCAGATCAGGCCGCCGGTGCAGCGGCGCACCGCGTCGAGCTTGCGCGTGCGCGGGTTGAGGCCCCGCACCGCGTGGCTGCCGCAGGCCGGGCAGGTCTCGGGGAAGCGGTAGGGCACCGCGTCCTTCGGGCGGCGCTCCAGCACCACGTCGGCGACCTTCGGGATCACGTCGCCGGCGCGCAGGACCACCACGGTGTCGCCGACGCGCACGTCGGACCCTTGCGCGAGGTCGACGTCGTCGCGGAGGATCTGGCCTTGCCAGACCGGGATGCCGCTGCGGATCGGATTGCCGTCGGCATCGACGCCGTGGACGTAATCCTCGTTGTGGAGCGTCGCGTTCGACACCACGACGCCGCCGACCGTGACCGGCCTCAAGCGCGCCAGCGGGTTGAGCGAGCCGGTGCGCCCGACATTGATGTCGATCGCCTCGACCACGGTGGTGGCGCGCTGGGCCGGGAACTTGTGGGCGAGCGCCCAGCGCGGCGCCCGCGCCACGAAGCCAAGGCGGCGCTGGAGCGCGAAGGAGTCGACCTTGTAGACGACGCCGTCGATGTCGTAGCCGAGATCGGCGCGCCGCGCCTCGATCATCCGGTAATGGGCCAGCATCGCGGCCGCGTCGGCGCAGAGCACCGTCAGCGGGTTCACGGGCAGGCCCCAGGCCTGGAAGGCCTCCAACATCTCGAACTGGGACTCGGCCGGCTGTTCGGACATCTCGCCGGCCGCGTAGGCGAAGAAGCGCAGGGGGCGCGAGGCGGTGATGCTGGGATCGAGCTGGCGCAGGGACCCGGCGGCGGCGTTGCGGGGATTGGCGAAGAGCGGCTTGCCGGCCTCCTCCTGGCGGGCGTTGATCCCGGCGAAATCGGCGTGCGAGAGGTAGACCTCGCCGCGCACCTCGCACACGGCCGGCCAATCGTCACCGGCCAGCACCTCGGGAATCTCCCTGATGGTGCGGACGTTGGCGGTCACGTCCTCGCCGACCTCGCCGTCGCCCCGGGTCGCCGCGGTGACGAGACGCCCGCCCTCGTAGCGCAGGGACAGCGACAGGCCGTCGATCTTCGGCTCGGCCGTGAAAGCGACCGGTTCGGCGGCCGGGAGGCCGAGGAAGCGGCGCACCCGCTCGACGAAGTCGCCGATCTCCTCGTCCGAGAAGGCGTTGCCGAGGGAGAGCATCGGCACCGCGTGCCGCACCTTGGCGAACTTGTCCGACGCCTTCGCGCCGACGCTGGCCGAGGCCTCGCCGGTGCCGGCGAGGTCGGGGAAGCGCGCCTCGATCGATTCGAGTTTCCGGCGCAGGGCATCGTACTCGGCATCCGAGATCGTCGGCGCATCCTCGCCGTGATAGCGCCGGTCGTGCTCCGCGATTTCCGCCGAGAGGGCGGCGTGGAGGCTCTGCGCGCTCTTTTGCTCGAGGTCGTCGAAGGCGGGGTCGCGGTTGGGGGGCATGGACGCTCGTGAGGGGGGCTCGGTGTTCGGGCCTGAATGTAGGGCGCCCGGCGCGGGGGGCCGGCGGGCGCGGATCGGGACCTGTCATGCCCGCAGGATGTCTCACATTTCGTTAACCCTGCCCGCACCCGCCGGCCCGCCGATCCCGCGTCGGGACCGGCGCCGCCCCACCTTATCGCCTGTCACGGGCATTCAGGACGTGAACGATCAGCGCCAGGGCCGCCACCCACGCCGCGACCGGACCCAGGGCGCGGGCATTCCAGATCTGGATGACCCATCCGCCGAGAAGACCGGCCATGCCGATGCCGAGATACAGGGCGGAGGCGTTCAGGGACACCAGGATCTGGCCGACCTGCGGCGCCGTGGAAAGCAGGCGATGTTGCTGCGCAGGCAGCAGCAGCCACCCCGCGCTGTTCCAGATCGCGACGCCGAGGAGAGTACCCGGCAGCGTCGTGGCCAGGGAGGGGAACAGCGCGAGGATGCCTATGACAACGATCAGGCTCGCCGCGACCGTGCGAGTCGCGCCCCACCGGTCGGCGAGCCATCCACTGAGCCCAT
Protein-coding regions in this window:
- a CDS encoding ExeM/NucH family extracellular endonuclease codes for the protein MATTLAAGDIAIVGYDATNPDDFAFVVLRDVEAGTAITFTDNGWNSSTNAFRTGEGTYTYTAPAALAAGTVIRPTTDSTAGGTNWPVFTAQNFALNASGDQILAYQGAATSPTFLYAINFADGGTTFAPNATNASTSALPPGLTLGQNAVALPSANGRYAGPTSGTRDQILAAVGTASSWTQNATTRIGAGSYDAFTVNSTQALPALSIDDVQTAEGDAGTKPLTFTVSLSSAAPAGGVTFDIATADGSATAGSDYTARSLTRQTIAAGQTSATFAVDIAGDTVVEPTETFTVSVANVSGATVAKGQGTGTIVNDDTGTRINGTAIFDAAPSLQGVSGATATTPPAATNALQLVRLGAYATTNDPATQAAPNAEVVAYDASTSRLYVQNTNENRIEIVALDSAGSLRKTGEILLSGLEQYGAVNSVAVFNGLVAVAYANATGDAAGRVALFNADGTLLRSLAVGVGPDQLVFTRDGSRLLVANEGEQASQASNPVGSVSIIDVSGGAAGAALVTTIGFEGLDGSEATLRARGLAISPGKTAAADIEPEYIAISPDNRFAYVTLQEVNGVAVIDLTNPGTAPIAIQPLGAVDHSLSGNEFDASDRDGPNGGPSIRIAATPSGTPIYGLLQPDSIASFTTGGATYFVTANEGDQRVIGGADDTGDVARLSAVPNSRLTPALQALKADPAYARLNVLLRTGDTDGDGVIDHLTTLGGRGISIFRQNQDGTITKVRETGGEFEKIFAQIAPDRFNNDQTVANTPDDRSDNKGPEPEGITVGTVNGRIYAFVGLERQSGILVYDVTDPANASYVSYVPPLAGSASDLGPEVLTFIAADRNPTGTDLVVSANEVANGGATLYAALAQGATQEISFAADSLSVSRAEGDSGATTFSFTVQRTNGTLGAVSFTAELTGSGANPANAADFAGSPALPLTVTGTIPAGAASALVSVTVQGDATPEPNETFSLALRSATSSQPGIAVAVAAGNATATGTILNDDVTLISAVQGTGSASPLVGQTVTVEAIVVGDFQNGDGDAKRNLGGFYLQEEKADQDANPLTSEGLFVYEGTGTRLVDVYEGDRVRVTGTVTEFNGETQLMVNAASGIQVVQAGALSAAEVKAQGVDVTLPAAGTVGTGATAQPDLERYEGMLVRFPQTLTISEQFNLDRFNEIRLAAGGRPETFTNAFEPNSQAYAAYLAQTAARSITYDDGLNAQNLPIETLDGFGPTYSTATAPRMGDTVTGLTGTLGYGPSGAFRVRAIDDGDNSFARTNPRPSTPDAVGGTLKVGSLNVLNYFTTLASTSNAQTAIGQQPRGANTREELARQTDKLVTTLIGTGADVLGLTELENEFQPGNPGNALEYLVGQLNARAGAGTYAYVNPGSQLDQGQFLGGDAIAVGFIYKPSKVSVALNTTIEKLDDSDVARFDPALLQQSTIGHLFNGVNTSRASLAVTFRENATGEDFTAVINHLKSKSGTGTGADADQGDGQGNWQQQRELAAKALTEWVATKPTGTADSDVILLGDFNAYLKEDALDTIKAGGFTNLAEDRLADPYSYVFDGAYGALDHAFANGSLNGQVTGVTEWHVNADEADAIDYNLDFNRPASYFDGQVAARESDHDPILVGLKLDQTAPTLVSATPADNATGVAPSANIVLRFSEAVKAGTGAITLTDGAGDTRTIAVSDAAQVTISGDTVTIDPSADLRAGTAYDVVVPTSAITDTAGNAFAGLAQDQLDFTTQQAAPMTYTLQILHASDWEAGLLATQRAPNFAAIVDKLEDATPNSITLSTGDGWIPSPFFIAGADPQLNATYNGIYNQYYGLSGANAYSRLAASPGRADITIQNIIGVQAAVFGNHEFDSGPNEVANIIGANLGSAPGAADDTWVGAQFPYLSTNLNFSRESALSGLVHADGDNATFAQTGPTSTQTGTGADKIAKSTIITENGEKIAFIGATTQVEPLLTTLGNVTLDGFTGRDEIALLAQQINAEVDRVLAANPGLNKVIVGTHLQQLANEQALAPLLRNVDVLIGGGSHTLLSDSNDRLLPGDVSGGAYPQFFTNASGQTLALVNTASEYSYVGRLTVTFDDQGNIIRDSVTPQNSGAVAVDDTTVTQLWGSKDAAFAPGTKGYLVKEMVEGLDVNNDGIQETAGVADIIRQQDGNILGRTGVYLEGRRGEVRTEETNLGDLSADANLWYAKQYDPTVAVSIKNGGGIRDSIGSFSTAGGGTAELPPAANASAGKQSGDISQLDVTNSLRFNNALAVTTVSALEMKRILEHAVSATAAGATPGQFPQIGGLSFSFDTTKTAQTLDANGNVTREGQRILNAAVVDENGRILDTLVQNGQLVGDPNRGIRTVTLDFLATGTSTAPGLGGDNYPFPAYGENKVALASATPGASLPNTATFAAQGTEQDAMAEYLRAFYASTPYGTADTNPAGDTRIQNLAARSDTVLARGVNRIGTSGNDTLTGTAYDDVVNGGAGNDTITNSPGNDILLGGRNADGSTGTDTLVFNSKLADTAVTRDGAYALIVGPEGQDRVTGFERYQFTDATVITADGAPLVDDLFYLANNKDVLAAGQDADTHYATYGWKEGRDPNALFSTSGYLAANQAVRVSGQNPLDQYDRAGWKEGRDPSAAFDNELYLARNPDVKAAGIDPLKHYIEYGQDEGRPIYAAIGKTSDLAAHPGFDAEFYLLSYADVARAATTSGKDPFAFAYEHYQTYGWKEGRNPNAVFDTKGYLDAYRDVKAAGIDPLMHYDQYGWKEGRDPSKGFDSTAYLGAYGDVAQAKLDPMQHYLQYGATEGRSAFGDTTFGAGTIG
- a CDS encoding type 1 glutamine amidotransferase domain-containing protein yields the protein MPSITQAKILIMATDGFEQSELEVPKAKLSGAGAQVTVAAPRSRQKPDSIRGWDKTDWGRPVPVDADIESIDASAYDALVLPGGQINPDKLRLEPKALEILRSFLGSGKVVAAICHAPWLLVEVGAAKGRKMTSFASIKTDVINAGAEWHDLPVVTDKGIVTSRNPGDLDAFSAKIIEEVQEGRHERAAA
- a CDS encoding DUF6496 domain-containing protein; translated protein: MAARKTTKTAENKTTETKTTGAQKGTIARVMHEFKAGELERRDGEPVTDRRQAIAIALREAGASNQESPSANRSNFRRTRAKERDTRSQATRAALYDEARHRDIKGRSRMTRSELEQALNR
- a CDS encoding cold-shock protein: MNTGTVKWFNDQKGFGFIQPDNGGKDVFVHISAVERAGLRGLVEGQKVSYELQADRRDSSKMSAVNLQVA
- a CDS encoding AsnC family transcriptional regulator, with the protein product MLFEFTRRDGAPTVFNDGTTFHVDQISRFGEGRRPIDVSHLIDKSYGYHSSRELRWHLAERFGLTPNAVAVREAH
- a CDS encoding 3'-5' exonuclease; this encodes MTFPRTLAIDFETANERRDSPCAVGLAWIEGGRVVRRESRLIRPAEMRFSPGNIRVHGIRPRDVADAPSFPEAMAPFLPEIAGSLVLAHNASFDVGVLAATLQAYGLPQPAYASLCTVQLARRHWPGEGGQGQGTYRLSSLAARVGVTFRHHDAGEDAYACAEIALAVMREAGAPDIASLAKTLGLARARAGEGARSPDGIAARALRGVAPSRTRAPLLHFVVRGSTGTPYDVRLIDGRDGPRLRCSCAGARFRPDCRHVRALANGEIDALLSDNPGDVAALAGLLRAG